The following are from one region of the Anaeropeptidivorans aminofermentans genome:
- a CDS encoding histidine kinase N-terminal 7TM domain-containing diguanylate cyclase: protein MNNQVAILICLLLLIIVACITILACLTKSGEKCFPPFLALCLAIISWIVLHGLYFIASDPGTSKMIYYMHMIPVPYVSVFALIGVLKLYDMEKYTNKKIVAALFVIPTITMILSLTNDSHFLFRNYFEILQTVPVHIAFNVYGPWYNVHVIYSYCLICITAVISSYKSRDYQRFYRLPFYLVILACISGTALKLIDMIVSLSTLIDLNLVGATLSILFFYFAIDAKETNKYAIARNEIFESMNEIILILNLDNYVIDYNRAAQKWAANMNIQSLKNRSFKDFISLLKEKGAQINNKSAMNVYETEIYFPENNNSVFKSYNLKRQYIVSRSGEKIGIIVSFSDITNMVKTLRNLTEISTIDALTGLFNRRGYDKVLHSFNKEENFPLCVVIGDVNGLKRVNDTFGHITGDLLLQSFAVILIEATKGIGTVARIGGDEFALMLPSTGEERALEIIDTIRNKIASKKEDLFGCSIALGYAIKTNMLQTIEETIDTADKDMYTDKRNERRSR from the coding sequence TTGAATAACCAAGTAGCTATTCTGATATGCTTGCTTCTTTTGATAATCGTTGCATGCATTACCATACTTGCCTGCCTGACAAAAAGCGGAGAGAAATGCTTCCCGCCATTTTTAGCCCTTTGCCTAGCGATAATATCTTGGATTGTTCTCCATGGGCTCTATTTTATTGCTTCGGATCCCGGAACATCAAAAATGATTTATTATATGCATATGATTCCTGTTCCATATGTCTCGGTATTTGCCCTTATAGGTGTATTGAAGCTTTATGACATGGAGAAATATACGAATAAAAAAATAGTCGCAGCTTTATTTGTTATTCCCACAATAACAATGATTCTTTCTCTTACGAACGATTCACACTTTTTATTCAGAAATTATTTTGAAATACTGCAGACTGTTCCTGTCCATATTGCATTTAATGTATACGGCCCCTGGTATAATGTTCATGTAATATACAGCTATTGTCTCATATGCATCACAGCAGTCATTTCTTCCTATAAAAGCAGAGACTATCAGCGGTTCTACCGGCTGCCTTTTTATCTTGTTATTCTTGCTTGCATCTCCGGCACTGCTCTTAAGCTCATAGATATGATTGTATCTCTTTCGACCCTTATCGACTTAAACTTAGTAGGCGCAACCTTATCCATTTTATTTTTCTATTTTGCAATAGACGCAAAGGAAACAAATAAATATGCCATTGCAAGAAATGAAATTTTCGAGTCTATGAATGAAATCATTCTTATTCTAAATTTGGATAATTACGTTATAGACTATAACCGAGCCGCTCAAAAATGGGCCGCCAATATGAATATACAAAGCCTTAAAAACAGGTCCTTTAAAGATTTCATCAGCCTGCTTAAAGAAAAAGGGGCTCAAATAAACAATAAATCCGCCATGAACGTTTATGAAACGGAAATATACTTTCCTGAAAATAATAATTCGGTTTTTAAATCCTATAATCTTAAAAGGCAGTATATTGTAAGCAGATCCGGTGAAAAAATAGGCATTATCGTATCTTTTTCCGACATAACAAATATGGTTAAAACCTTGAGAAACTTAACCGAAATAAGCACGATAGACGCTTTAACCGGTCTTTTCAACCGCAGGGGATACGACAAGGTATTGCATAGCTTCAATAAAGAGGAAAACTTCCCTCTTTGCGTAGTAATAGGAGACGTAAACGGATTAAAGCGGGTAAACGACACCTTCGGACATATTACCGGGGACCTTCTGCTTCAATCCTTTGCGGTAATTCTGATTGAAGCCACCAAAGGCATCGGAACCGTAGCGCGAATCGGCGGTGATGAATTTGCCCTCATGCTTCCTTCTACCGGCGAAGAACGTGCCCTTGAAATAATTGATACCATCAGAAATAAAATTGCCAGTAAAAAAGAGGATTTATTCGGCTGTTCCATTGCTTTGGGATATGCAATCAAAACAAATATGCTTCAAACCATAGAAGAAACCATCGATACAGCCGACAAGGATATGTATACTGATAAAAGAAATGAGAGAAGATCAAGATAA
- a CDS encoding collagen-like domain-containing protein: MQGIQGDTGPTGSQGLQGIQGDTGPTGPQGLQGIQGDTGPTGPQGLQGIQGDTGPTGPQGLQGIQGDTGPTGPQGLQGIQGETGPTGPTGPQGLQGDTGPTGPEGLQGIQGDTGPTGPEGLQGIQGDTGPTGPNYAADSFSAFKGALNISGSTQITNWTITSPYYGSDAFDASTGNYTVPTTGRYSIKATIGYSTSTAITGSIGSSNPAFRVTRTLPTSTDLVSGLFPLLNVNIIALNLRAILGSGTVTLAGDVSLNSGDVIGLYYASDGLTLTLNLGGSNGGMLWSIHRIS; encoded by the coding sequence TTGCAAGGAATTCAAGGAGACACGGGCCCCACCGGATCTCAAGGTTTACAAGGAATCCAAGGAGATACAGGCCCCACAGGTCCTCAAGGTCTACAGGGAATACAAGGGGATACGGGCCCTACAGGCCCTCAAGGCCTGCAAGGAATACAAGGAGATACGGGTCCTACAGGCCCCCAAGGCCTGCAAGGAATCCAAGGAGATACTGGCCCTACAGGCCCTCAAGGCCTACAAGGAATCCAAGGAGAAACAGGTCCTACAGGTCCCACGGGACCACAAGGTCTTCAAGGAGATACCGGCCCCACGGGTCCTGAAGGCTTACAAGGAATCCAAGGAGATACGGGCCCTACCGGCCCTGAAGGTTTACAAGGAATCCAAGGAGATACAGGTCCAACAGGTCCCAATTATGCGGCAGATAGTTTTTCTGCATTTAAGGGTGCTTTAAACATTTCAGGAAGCACGCAGATTACTAACTGGACGATTACAAGTCCATATTATGGAAGTGATGCTTTTGATGCATCTACTGGAAACTATACGGTTCCTACTACAGGAAGATATTCCATTAAAGCGACTATCGGATATTCTACTTCCACAGCGATAACAGGTTCTATAGGATCATCAAATCCGGCTTTCAGGGTTACAAGAACGTTGCCCACCAGTACTGATTTAGTAAGCGGATTATTTCCTTTATTAAATGTAAATATAATTGCCTTAAATTTAAGGGCTATTTTGGGAAGCGGAACTGTTACTTTAGCTGGAGATGTAAGTTTAAATTCGGGAGACGTGATAGGGCTTTACTATGCTTCCGACGGCCTGACGCTAACCTTAAATTTAGGTGGCAGTAACGGGGGAATGCTCTGGTCAATTCATAGAATTTCATAA
- a CDS encoding adenylosuccinate synthase → MIRAIVGANWGDEGKGKITDICAADSDVVVRFQGGSNAGHTIINEHGKFSLHQLPSGIFHPETLNIIANGVALNIDYLLKEIAYVENAGIKFNLMVSNRAGVLAPYHVLLDELEEERLGDRKFGSTKSGIAPFYSDKYAKVGFQVWELFEEEYLKDKVTGICDKLNIILEHLYKREKLDPEKLYETLRGYGEKIAPYTGDTSEVLNKAIKEGKTILMEGQLGALRDIDHGIYPYVTSSSTLAGYASVGAGIPPYEIKDVIAITKAYSSSVGEGPFVTELFDEEAEELRKRGGDAGEYGATTGRPRRVGFFDAVATRYGCKVQGATELVITCLDVLGYLDEIPVCIGYDIDGEITKDFPVTSNVYKAKPVYTKLPGWKQDIRGIKEYDKLPPQVHDYIKFIEKETNTKIKMVSNGPRRDEIIYINE, encoded by the coding sequence ATGATAAGAGCCATTGTAGGAGCGAACTGGGGAGATGAGGGCAAGGGGAAAATAACAGACATATGCGCTGCGGATTCCGACGTAGTGGTACGTTTTCAAGGGGGAAGCAATGCCGGCCATACAATAATAAACGAGCATGGTAAGTTTTCTCTTCACCAGCTTCCATCTGGTATATTCCACCCTGAAACGCTTAATATTATAGCCAACGGCGTTGCTCTTAATATAGACTACCTCTTAAAAGAAATTGCCTATGTTGAAAATGCAGGTATTAAGTTTAATCTTATGGTATCAAACAGGGCAGGTGTGCTTGCGCCTTACCACGTGCTTCTGGATGAGCTTGAAGAGGAAAGACTTGGAGACCGTAAATTCGGTTCTACAAAGTCCGGCATAGCCCCTTTTTATTCAGATAAATATGCTAAAGTAGGCTTTCAGGTATGGGAGCTTTTTGAAGAGGAATATTTAAAGGATAAAGTAACAGGGATTTGCGATAAGCTTAATATTATTCTTGAGCATTTATATAAAAGAGAAAAGCTTGATCCCGAAAAGCTTTACGAAACCTTAAGAGGATATGGAGAAAAAATTGCCCCTTATACAGGAGATACTTCCGAAGTCTTAAATAAAGCAATCAAAGAAGGAAAGACTATCTTAATGGAAGGCCAGCTGGGAGCATTAAGGGATATTGACCACGGTATTTATCCTTATGTAACCTCTTCTTCCACTTTGGCAGGCTATGCCTCCGTAGGGGCAGGAATTCCTCCCTATGAAATAAAGGACGTAATTGCCATAACAAAGGCTTATTCAAGCTCCGTAGGAGAAGGCCCCTTTGTAACAGAGCTTTTTGATGAAGAAGCGGAAGAACTTAGAAAAAGAGGCGGAGATGCAGGCGAATACGGCGCAACCACCGGAAGGCCAAGGCGGGTAGGCTTCTTTGATGCTGTTGCAACAAGATATGGCTGCAAGGTTCAGGGAGCGACAGAGCTTGTTATAACCTGCCTTGACGTTTTAGGCTATTTGGATGAAATACCGGTATGCATCGGCTATGATATTGACGGGGAAATAACAAAGGATTTCCCTGTGACATCAAATGTTTATAAAGCAAAGCCTGTATATACGAAGCTGCCCGGCTGGAAGCAGGATATAAGAGGCATTAAGGAATATGATAAGCTTCCGCCTCAGGTTCATGATTATATTAAATTCATTGAAAAAGAAACAAACACAAAAATAAAAATGGTTTCAAACGGACCGAGAAGAGACGAAATCATCTATATAAACGAATAA
- a CDS encoding MBOAT family O-acyltransferase produces MILPVGISFYTFQSLGYIADVYGEKINAERSLSLYGLFILFFPYIASGPIGRAPSLIPQFKAEKKFCYEDVKEGAMIFAWGLFKKIVIADRLAILVNTVFNDVYSFRGIPLLISSIGFLVQLYCDFSAYSDMAVGSAKILGFDLIINFKAPFLSKSIGEFWRRWHISLSSWFRDYLYIPLGGSRKGKLKKYRNQIIVFLVSGLWHGAGLTFVIWGLLNGIYIVLGEILMPVKVALCNVLKIDRDSLGHRLFQIFITFSLATLAFIFFRANSIEDALYVIKYIFYPNLWLITDGTLLNLGLDLAEITILLCSLILLAFVDILSQKTSITKIINRQNPLYRWLLYVLAALFLLVFGIYGDAAKEVNFLYFQF; encoded by the coding sequence TTGATACTTCCTGTGGGAATTTCCTTCTACACCTTTCAGTCTCTGGGATATATTGCAGACGTTTATGGAGAAAAAATAAATGCAGAAAGAAGTTTATCTTTATATGGGCTTTTTATCCTGTTTTTTCCTTATATCGCTTCAGGTCCCATAGGAAGGGCTCCTTCTTTAATTCCCCAATTTAAAGCTGAAAAGAAATTCTGCTACGAAGATGTAAAAGAAGGCGCGATGATTTTTGCATGGGGGCTTTTTAAAAAAATAGTTATCGCCGATAGACTTGCTATTTTAGTAAACACTGTTTTTAATGACGTTTATTCGTTTAGAGGCATACCCCTCTTAATATCCTCAATTGGTTTTTTGGTTCAGCTTTACTGTGACTTTTCAGCTTATTCAGATATGGCAGTAGGCAGCGCCAAAATCCTTGGCTTTGATCTTATTATAAACTTTAAAGCGCCCTTTCTTTCAAAATCTATCGGGGAATTTTGGAGAAGATGGCATATTTCCCTTTCTTCATGGTTTAGAGATTATCTTTATATCCCCTTAGGCGGCAGCAGGAAAGGAAAGCTTAAAAAATACAGAAACCAGATAATCGTCTTTTTAGTAAGCGGCCTATGGCACGGCGCAGGGCTTACTTTTGTAATATGGGGCCTTTTAAACGGTATTTATATTGTCCTTGGAGAAATACTTATGCCTGTAAAAGTGGCTCTGTGCAATGTGCTTAAAATCGACAGGGACTCTTTAGGCCACAGATTATTTCAAATTTTCATTACATTTTCATTGGCCACATTAGCCTTTATATTTTTCAGGGCAAACTCCATAGAAGATGCTTTATACGTTATTAAATACATATTTTACCCGAATTTATGGCTTATTACAGACGGAACTCTTCTTAATTTAGGTCTGGACCTTGCAGAAATTACAATACTCCTATGTTCTTTAATATTACTTGCTTTTGTGGATATACTGTCTCAAAAAACAAGTATTACAAAAATCATAAATAGACAAAACCCCCTTTACCGCTGGCTTTTATACGTTCTGGCGGCTCTCTTCCTTCTTGTTTTCGGCATTTACGGAGACGCTGCCAAGGAAGTCAACTTCTTGTATTTTCAATTTTAG
- a CDS encoding GNAT family N-acetyltransferase, translating into MDIKIEKGSLKYLSDCEKALLNSELGRKYFEHEGSGRRAILEGLEQGNLYVAINNNECVGFMFYIPKGIFHSFPLLHLISVKEEYRNKGIGKKLMAFLENLAFENASKIFFVVADFNPDTKRFYEKLGYRKVGEIPSLYRKGINEYLMMKEKEMQIN; encoded by the coding sequence ATGGATATTAAAATTGAAAAAGGAAGTTTGAAATATCTAAGCGATTGTGAAAAAGCACTCTTAAACTCCGAATTAGGCAGAAAGTATTTCGAACATGAGGGAAGTGGAAGAAGAGCTATACTTGAAGGATTAGAACAAGGAAATCTATATGTTGCAATAAATAATAATGAATGTGTGGGTTTTATGTTTTATATACCAAAAGGTATTTTTCACAGTTTCCCCTTATTGCATTTAATTTCAGTAAAAGAGGAATATAGAAACAAAGGAATCGGTAAAAAACTGATGGCTTTCTTAGAAAATTTAGCTTTTGAAAACGCAAGTAAGATATTCTTTGTTGTTGCGGACTTTAACCCGGACACAAAGCGCTTTTATGAAAAATTGGGATATCGAAAAGTTGGCGAGATACCAAGCCTTTATAGGAAAGGGATAAATGAATACTTAATGATGAAAGAAAAAGAAATGCAGATTAATTAA
- a CDS encoding flavodoxin yields MSKILIVYYSYSNTTKSLAEDIAIITDGDIRELIPEKPYSFAYNGATKEVRNEIERGYCPKLISGNEPINDYKYIFIGTPNWFKSFAPPILSFLRSVDLKEKIIIPFCTHGGGGFGQIESNISKECPDSKLLSGFAAANDFDDKQVKKWIDEINILG; encoded by the coding sequence ATGAGTAAAATATTGATTGTATATTACTCTTATTCAAATACAACAAAGAGTTTAGCGGAGGATATTGCAATTATTACAGACGGAGATATAAGAGAACTAATTCCCGAAAAGCCTTATTCATTTGCCTATAACGGAGCTACAAAAGAAGTAAGAAATGAAATTGAAAGGGGATATTGCCCTAAGCTTATTTCCGGAAATGAGCCTATAAACGATTATAAATATATTTTTATAGGAACGCCCAATTGGTTTAAATCTTTTGCGCCGCCTATACTGAGCTTTTTACGAAGCGTTGATTTAAAGGAGAAGATAATTATTCCCTTTTGTACCCACGGCGGCGGAGGCTTTGGTCAAATAGAAAGCAATATATCTAAAGAATGCCCTGATTCAAAATTATTATCAGGGTTTGCCGCAGCAAACGATTTTGATGATAAACAAGTAAAAAAATGGATTGATGAAATTAATATTTTAGGATAG
- a CDS encoding LysR family transcriptional regulator yields the protein MNTEQLKTFLSLSESRNFSLTAKAMIVAQSTISNRIQELEKEIGQRLFIRNHNGAELTSAGKALLEYAEKIISLEEQAIDQANRVSKFEGRIILGTVYSYYDTRLSNILGNFMKENPDISLKVNFAHSSRIISESRKRTIDIGFTHHYYDHPEYFCKLIEKDDVILITGFQNTRYADGVSISEIKNLPYISSNFLYSKTKEWLFSKHQQFQLEMEIGANIIPFITESENYTLLARNLVKDKVERKELREVPVINGEIPPVEYYMVYRKDDHRHYIKKWLSFFEENIKA from the coding sequence GTGAATACGGAACAGCTTAAGACATTTTTGTCACTTTCTGAAAGCAGAAATTTTTCCTTAACGGCAAAAGCCATGATAGTTGCCCAATCTACCATAAGCAATAGAATACAGGAATTGGAAAAAGAAATCGGTCAAAGATTATTTATAAGAAATCATAACGGGGCAGAGCTTACTTCGGCAGGCAAAGCCTTGCTTGAATATGCCGAAAAAATCATAAGCCTTGAAGAGCAAGCCATAGATCAGGCCAACAGAGTTTCAAAATTTGAAGGACGCATTATTTTAGGGACCGTATATTCCTATTATGATACCCGCCTTAGCAATATTTTAGGTAATTTCATGAAGGAAAACCCTGATATATCTCTAAAGGTAAATTTTGCTCATTCCTCAAGGATTATTTCCGAAAGCAGGAAAAGAACAATTGATATTGGTTTTACCCATCACTATTACGACCATCCGGAATATTTCTGCAAATTAATAGAAAAAGATGATGTAATATTAATTACCGGATTTCAAAATACACGTTATGCTGATGGGGTTTCTATTTCAGAAATAAAAAATCTCCCATATATTTCGTCAAACTTTCTCTATTCAAAGACAAAAGAATGGCTTTTCTCAAAACATCAGCAGTTTCAGCTGGAAATGGAAATAGGAGCAAATATAATTCCTTTTATAACGGAGAGTGAAAATTATACCTTGCTTGCAAGAAATTTAGTAAAAGATAAAGTTGAAAGGAAAGAATTAAGAGAAGTTCCTGTTATTAACGGAGAAATCCCCCCTGTAGAATACTATATGGTTTACAGAAAAGACGATCATAGGCATTATATAAAAAAATGGCTTTCTTTTTTTGAAGAAAATATCAAAGCCTAG